In the genome of Syngnathoides biaculeatus isolate LvHL_M chromosome 14, ASM1980259v1, whole genome shotgun sequence, one region contains:
- the rprma gene encoding protein reprimo A, which yields MNATGFNHTEGMLCCNLSSVVSDEGLTGASPDERSLFVMRVVQIAVMCVLSLTVVFGIFFLGCNLLIKSEGMINFLVTDRRPSKEAEAVIVGAY from the coding sequence ATGAACGCCACCGGCTTCAACCACACGGAGGGCATGCTGTGCTGCAACTTGTCATCCGTGGTGAGCGACGAAGGCTTGACGGGCGCCTCCCCCGACGAAAGGAGCCTGTTCGTCATGCGGGTGGTGCAGATCGCCGTCATGTGCGTGCTGTCCCTCACGGTGGTCTTCGGGATCTTCTTCCTGGGTTGCAACCTGCTCATCAAGTCGGAGGGCATGATCAACTTCTTGGTGACCGACAGGAGGCCGTCAAAAGAGGCCGAGGCGGTCATTGTTGGGGCATACTGA